The Pirellulales bacterium DNA segment TGGAAGTGTTTGGCCAGCTCTGGCATCTGGGCGCGCCAGGTGTACCAGAAGTCGGGGAAGCCATGGATCAAAACCACGAGTGGGCCTTTGCCAGCCGTGACGTAATGAATCTTCACGCCGTCGGAATCGACAAAGCCATCTTCCCCCAGCTCTTCGGCCGCCGCGGACTGCCACGCGAACGCCAACAAAGCCGGGGCAATTGCGGACAGCAGCACCAGTTTGAACAACATGGCAGAATCTCCCTTAGCGATCGGCTGTCACCGCTGCCACGCAAGAGTGCGCGCGAACGTCATGGCGACAGCAGAGAACGACGAAGTGTTGGATCGAAATGCGCAAACTCCTGCCCAGTTCGAGCAGCATAGTTGCCCAAACTTGGGTCGTCAAATTTCGGCGACTGTAGCGGACTTGACGGACAGCAAGAACTGCAATGGCCGCCCATCGATTCCTACAGCTAATCGGATGAGAATTACACCTGCGCGACGTCTGTGCCAAAAGCTGCATTCGACAATAGCCCACGGTGCCCGGATATAATCGCCGTTATGCCCGCCACTTTGCCCACCCGCCGCCGCTGGTTTCAGTTCGGGCTGGGAACGATGCTCCTGGTCATTACTGCGCTGGCCGTCGGGTTAGGTTGGGAGCTGAATTTCGTGCGCGCCCGCCGGGCTTTTGACATGCGGGCAAGAGCAGAAGGAGCGGGGTACGCCTTCCCTGCTTCCGCGAGCCTCAGCGCGAGCTGGCCCGAGGCAATGCGGGACGGCGAATACGAAACGCGCTGGCCACCTCGTGTTCCAATGTGGCGAGAATGGCTTGGCGATCAACCCTACGGGCTGGTCATGGTGCCAGACGCGTGGCCAAAAAAGGAAGCGGCAAACGTCGAACGCTTGTTCCCAGAATCGTTCGTATTCTGGCGAGGCAAACGGCTGCTCGCTGCGGAGGGTGCGGCTCCACGCTAGGCATTTCCCGATCCTGGCCCCGGTGGACGCGGCTGCCGGTTCCAGCGATAGTAGTTCGTTGCCGCGCCGTGATGCTTCGGCCTTGGTTGCCAACGCGCTCTCGGTGCCGATTGACCAAATGATTCCTGTGTAGCCGCCCAATGTCTGAAGACACCGCTCAAACTCCCACGACCGATACGCTGACCGCGGCCTTGGCGAGGTACGCCATCGAACTGCCTCCCGAGCAGGTCGACCGGCTCGATCATTATTGCCGCTTGCTGTGGGACTGGAATACCAAGCTGAATCTGACGCGGCACGATGACTACGAAAAGTTTGTCGCGCGCGACATGGTCGACACGCTCGAGTTCTGCAAAGTTTTAGGGCCCGATGAACGGGTGCTCGATGTCGGCACAGGGGGCGGGGTGCCTGGAATCGTCTTGGCGATCGTGCGACCCGACTTGAAGGTCACCCTGGCCGAGTCGGTAGGCAAAAAAGCGCGGGCCGTCGCCGAAATCGTCCGCGAACTGGGTTTGGCCGTGCAAGTTCATCCGGGGCGCGCCGAGGACTTGCTCGCGCACCACAAATATCAATCGTTAGTGATCCGCGCCGTGGCACCGCTGGCCAAACTGTTGCGGTGGTTCGCTCCCTTCTGGGGGTCGTTCGAGCGGCTGCTGGTGATCAAAGGGCCGGCCTGGGTCGACGAACGGCACGCCGCCCGCGAGGCCGGTCTGCTCACGGGACTGCGGCTACGCAAGGCCGGATCCTGGCCGCTGCCAGGCACACAGTCCGAAAGCGTGCTGCTCGAGCTGCGCATTCGGGACCTCTAGCTACTGTCGATCGCCCCGGCGCCGGCTGAAGCTCTTTGCTCAGTGCGCCCACTCGAAGATGCGCCGGAGCACGCGCGACACCGCCTCGTAAATCAGCGGATCGATCGAGGCGCGCGGGCCGGCGACATTCAACACCGCGGGCCGCACTTCCAAGATCCATACCGTAGCAAGCCTGGTTGCCGACGGTTCGTCGTGTTTCACCAGGTCGAGGTGCAGGACCGGTTTGCCTCGCTCCTGCGCCAGAAACAGCGTCAATGCCGAGCCGCCGGTTAGCGGGCCGTGCGACAGGATCAGCGTGGCGTCTGAGTCGCGTACGTTCAGCTCAGTCCGATCGGCCAGGTGCGATGAACTGGCCTCGCGCACCTGATATTGCGGCGCCAGCGGTCCATCTTCGGCCCAGCGACCTCGCGGCACCCAACCGCTATGTTCGATCCCAAGCGCGATAGCAACGTCCAGCGCCGCGCGATCGGCACCTGTCTGCCCACCTGAGATGATTCGTCGCACGACGTCCCGCATGGCGCTGCCGTCTTCGATTGGGGGCCGCGATGCTGGCATAATTCAGCGTTCGTATGGCCTGTGCAATTCGGACCACAATTACGACCAATTCTGCACAAGTGACGATCTCAATATAGCTGCAGATGGGGGGGCTAAGGCGCTTTCGGACGCTCGACAGCGTGTCGCCGAGGCAAGCACGATCGGGGCGGATCGTCGGGCGTTCTGCACGGCCCAACCTTCGCGGATGTTCAGATTGACCCACTTGTCGCAAATAGCTAAAATTTCACGGCGAAACCGGAGACCCGCGCGCCCAGATTGCCATCATCAAGCTCGTTGACGTTTTTCGTGCGTCGGGACAATTCGCTCCGCACAGATCGGGAACGCGTAGGATGCACGTTCACCGGACTTTGCCGGTGGTTACTGTCTTTGCACCGGCAAAGCTCAATCTTTTTCTGGAAATCTTAGGGAAGCGCAACGACGGATTCCATGAGATCGAAACTCTCATGGTTCCTGTTGGGCTGTCTGATTCCCTAGCCTTTCAGCCGACGCGTGGCGACGACATCGAGTGCGATTGCCATTGGCACTATTCGCGGCTGGCATTGCGGGCTGGCACAGCCGTAACGGCAGCTCTGACTGACGACAATCTGGTCGTGCGAGCAGCAAGACGGCTGCGCGAGGCGGCCGGCATCTCTTCAGGGGCTTCGATGACGCTCGTCAAGCGAATCCCGATGGCGGCTGGCATGGCCGGCGGCTCGAGCGACGCGGCCGCGGCGCTCGTGGCGGCCAACATCGGCTGGGGGCTCAATTGGCCAGTCGCGCGCTTGAGCGAGATTGCCTCGGAGCTTGGCAGCGACATAGCGTTTTTCCTGCAGGGGCAACCGGCGGTTTGCCGTGGCCGGGGCGAGCAAGTTGCGGCGCAAGCGGGACTGGCGCCACTCGACTTCGTCATAGTTCAGCCACCGGCTGGACTTTCGACCGCCGAAGTGTATGCCCATTGTCGCCCCGCATCGACACCGCGCCCGGTGGGCGCACTCGTCGAGGCCTGGCGGCGCGGACGCCCTGTTGAAGTAGGGCGCCTGCTCTACAACCGGCTGGAAGACGCGGCCGCCACGATCTCACCGTGGATCCAACGGCTGCGCGCAGAATTCGATCGACTTGATTTTTTAGGGCACCAAATGACGGGTAGCGGCAGTGCTTATTTCGGCATTTGTCGCCATGCAAAACATGCCCGGCGGTTGGCGGCCGCCCTGCGCAGCCGTGGGCTGACGCAGGTATTTGCGGTTTCCGGGCTGACCTGACAGACGCGAGGGAAGGAGAGCAGACGTGGAAATCACCGAAGTTCGAATCAAGCTCATGGAGGAGGCCGGCGAGCGCCTGCACGCCTTCTGTTCAATCACGCTGGACGACTGCTTTGTGATCCGCGACCTGAAGATCATCGAAGGCACGAACGGTCCATTCGTCGCGATGCCCAGCCGCAAGCTCACCGCGCATTGCGCGCAGTGCGGCTACAAGAATCATCTTCGCGCGCTGTACTGCAACCAGTGCGGCGGTCGGCTGAAAGAAGATCGGGCCATCAAGGACGAGGACGGGCGGGCGAAACTGTACGCCGATATCGCTCATCCGATCAACTCGCGCTGCCGCGAGATGATTCAGGACAAGGTGATTCAGCACTTTCAAGAAGAGCTGCGACAGTCGCAATTGCCCGGCTACGTGTCGAGCTACGATGACTTCGACGAAGACTTCTCACGGCCGCCGTCGCGCAACGCGGCTCCCGCGCGCGACGGGCGCGGATCCGCACCCCCACGCGACAAAACACCGCACCATGCCAGGCCCGAAAGACCAGAACCGACCCGAATCGACCGACCCAGAGCCGAACCGGTCCGCGTCGAGACGGTGCGGCCCGAGCAGACCAAGGTCGAACCGGCCGCACACGAGCCGCGCGCGCCGCACAAAGTCCCGACACCTCAGCATGTTAACACTCCTACGGCGGAAGCGCCGAAGGGCGACGGATTCGGAGCGGGCATTTTCTAGATTCGCCACGGGCGCCAAACACTCGTCGCGCGGCTTAGCCGAAATATTCCACAGCGTTGCGGAAAAGCCGTAGTCCGTCGCCTTCTGGGGAGCCTTCACCGCGTGTCCAGCGCGGATGCTGCGTGCGGTCGATATGCCGTTCGGGATGCGGCATGAAGCCGCACACCCGTCCCGTTGCATCGCACACGCCCGCAATACCAGCCACCGATCCGTTGGGATTGTCCGGGTAGCGTTCCGTGGACGCGTGAGTTCCCTCTGCCGCCGCGTACCGCATCACAACTTGGCCGCGCGCTTCGAGTGCGGCCAGCGTCTGGGCGTCGCGCGGCACGAACTTTCCCTCGGCATGAGCCACTGGCACGTACATGCTCTCGATGCCACGAAAGAAAACGCAATTCTTGCCGGTCACCGTCACTCGCACCCAGCGATCCTCGAACTTGCCCGAATCGTTCCAGGCGAGCGTGGCCGGAGGGTCGTCCGCGGTGCCAAGATCCGGAAACAGGATTCCCGATCGCAACAGAATCTGAAAGCCGTTGCAGATCCCCAGCACCAGCTTGCCGGCAGAGTGGAAGGCGCGCAACTGTTCGGCCAGATGATGGCGAATCTGGTTGCCGAAAATCCGCCCTGCCGCCACGTCGTCGCCGTAGCTGAATCCGCCTGGTATGCACAGGATCTGGAATTCGTCGAGCAACCGCGGGTTTTCCAACGCTCGGTTCACGTGCAGCGTGGTAGGCGATGCGCCCGCGCGTTCGAAGGCATACGCCGTCTCGACATCGCAGTTCGTGCCCGGGGCACGCAGGATTAAAGTTCGTGGTGTTGCCATAGAGAGATTACCAGCGGAGCGGCTCCTGCCATGCGTTTTTGAGCGTTGCCAGGTCGGCAGCGACGACCAGCGGCGCGTCCGATGCGGCGCCAGCTAGCCCGACGATTTCCAAACGGTTGCCGGCGTTGACTTCGCCAATTTGTGCATGCGGTATTTCGGCCATAATCGCCTCGAACCTGCTGGCTTCGGCTGGCCGCACCTCGCAGAGAAACCGCGTGTTGGATTCGCTGAACATCAGCACAGCCGCGGTCGCTTTGCCGCCCAAGTCGTGGGGGACCTGTGCTAGTTTAATGCGTGCGCCGCGTTCACCGGCAAAGGACATCTCGGCGGCCGCGGCGGCCAGTCCTCCTTCGCTCAAATCGTGACAGGCCCGCACCGTGCCCGCCATGATCGCGGCGTGCATGGCCTGAAACGTTCGCTTGGCAGTCGACGCGTCGACGCGCGGCACTCGTCCGCCGGCAAGTCCGCTGACCAACGCAAAATGAGAGCCGCCAAGTTCGTCGTTTGTCATCCCTACCTGATACAGCAGGTTGCCAGACTCTTTCAGATCCATGGTCACCGCTTGCGCGACGTCGTCGATTTGCCCGAGCGCGCTGATCAAAAGCGAAGGGGGCACGGCAATCGATCGTGTCGTGCCGTCGGCCATTCGGTGGCGGAACTCATTGTTCAAACTATCCTTGCCGCTGATGAACGGAGTGCCAAGCTCGATGGCCAAATCGTGACAGGCTAGCGCCGCGCGGACCAACGAGCCGAGCGTCTCGGGGCGCTGGCAATCGCCCCAACAGAAATTGTCGAGGATCGCAATCCGGCGAGGATCGGCCCCCACGGCCACACAATTACGAACTGCCTCGTCGATGGCACTGGCGGCCATGTGATACGTATCGAAGTCCGCCAGGCGGGGATTCATACCGCACGACAGTACTATCCCGCGACGCGACGTGAGCACGGGCCGCACAACGGCCGCATCGCTGGGGCCATCGTTGGCCGCCCCCACCAGCGGCTTGACGACGCTGCCCCCCTGCACTTCGTGATCGTACTGGCGGATGATCGATTCCTTGCTGGCTACGTTCCAGCTGCGCAGAATCTCGATCAAGTCGGCCGTGTAATCGCCGCGCGGGCGTTCCGGCGCCGCGGTGGTCGCGTCGGCAGGGGCTTCATACACGGCGTCGCGCACAACAGGCGGGCGCCCGTCGTGCAGAAAATGCATTCCCAGCTCGCCCACCTGTCGGCCTTGATATTGCAGTGTCAGTCGTCCCGTCGGAACGAACTGGCCGATGACCGTGGCCTCGACATCTTCCGCCGCGCACAATGCGGAGAAGTCGTCCCATGCGGCCGGCGGCACGGCGAGCACCATCCGCTCTTGCGCTTCGGAAATCCAGATTTCGCAATACGACAAACCGGCGTACTTGAGCGGCACGCGATCGAGCCACACTTCGGCACCGAGCTCGGCCCCCATCTCGCCGACAGCGCTCGAGAATCCCCCCGCGCCGCAATCGGTGATGGCCGAATACAAGCCGCGATCGCGGGCTTTCAAAATCACATCGAGCAGCATCTTCTCGGTAATCGCGTTGCCAATCTGCACGGCTCCGCCTGAGATCGATTCGCTCTCGCTGGTCAGTTCGGCGGAGCTGAACGTGGCACCGTGGATGCCGTCGCGCCCGGTGCGCCCGCCGACGGCCACGATATGGTCGCCCGGCTGCGCGGCCTTCTCTACTTTGTCGACCGGCAACAGCCCAACGTTGCCGCAATACACCAACGGGTTTCCCAGGTAGCGCGGATCGAAAAACACGGCCCCGTTGACCGTGGGGATGCCCATCCGATTGCCATAATCGCGCACACCGGAGATAACCCCCTTCATCACTCGCTGCGGATGCAGCGCGCCCGCCGGAACATCCTCGGCCGGCGTGTCGGGCGGGGCAAAGCAAAAAATGTCCGTGTTGCAAACCGGTTTCGCGCCCAGGCCCGTGCCCAAGGGATCGCGGATCACGCCGCCCAGCCCTGTATTCGCCCCGCCATAGGGCTCGAGGGCCGAAGGATGATTATGCGTTTCGACCTTGAACACGACGTGCTGATCATCAAGAAAACGGACCACGCCCGCGTTATCGCGAAACACGCTCACGCACCAATCGTCTGCGCCGAGCTGGCGGCGAATCTCGACAGTGGCCGCGAAGATCGTCTCCTTGAGCATGTTCTGGAAATGTCGCTCCCCATTTTCATCACGATAGCGGATGCGACCGGCCAACGTCTTGTGACTGCAATGCTCGCTCCAGGTCTGCGCGACGGTCTCTAGCTCGACGTCGGTTGGCTCGCGTTTCAAGCTGTGAAAGTGCGCTTGGATCGTGCGCATTTCTTCGAGGCTTAAATATAACTGCCCTTCGCGCGACAGTCGCATGAGGGCCGCGTCATCGAGTGCCGCCAGCGCCACGTGGCGGAGCTGGAAATCGTACGGCGCGCCGACCTCTAGCCGCTCGAAATTCAAAGGGCCGACAATGGCCTGCTCAATGGCGTCATTGGCCAGCAGTTTTGCGCACAGCCGGTCGAGCCGCTCGCGCGCCAGGCCGCGGACCCACAGTTTGCGGAACGTGCGCACGGCGGTGGCTTTGACGCCCAGGTCTGCGATGGCCGCCAGCGCGCTTTGCGCCACCGGGTCCATCACGCCCGGCTTGGGTAAGACATGGACCACTTGTCCGCCTCCGTGCGGAGGCTCGGTCAGCGCTGATTCGCCAACCTGGCCGATAACCGTGCGCTCGACGATCGCATCGCTTAGTAGTTCGCGAGCGATTCGCTGCACATCTTCGCGCGTGAGCTGCCCCTCAATCAAGTACCCGCGCGCCACGATCGCGTCCAGGGCATCAGTCAGTTCTAGTTCGGCCGCTTCGGCTGCCAGGCGCGCAGCCGCACGGTCGGGCTGACCAAGTGCCGGATAGATGTCAACTTCCCACAGCATCGCGCGTCCGTTTCGCGTCTCGAAGGATTTCAGTCAGCCCCGCCGCATCGTCTTTCTCCAGCGCCTGGCGAAATTTGGCTAGCTCCTCGTCGAAGCGGTCCAGGGCCGCCAGCACGTTGGCCCGATTCGACAGCAAAATATCGCGCCACAGCTCGGCGTCTCCCGCGGCAATCCGCGTGGTATCGATCCAACCGCCGGCCACCAGCGGCAGGCTCGCGGGCGGCGTCGCAGATACCAGCGCCGCCGAAACCAGGTGCGGCAGGTGGCTTGCGCCGGCGACCAGTTGATCATGTTCTGAGGGGGTCATTTGCAGTACCTTGGCTCCCAGAGATTGCCAAAATGTCTTGATCGTTTGCACATCTTCGGCGCGGGTCATTGCACCCGGTGTCACCACGGCCGTGCGTCCCTCGAACAAGCCGGCCACGGCAGCCGCCGGCCCCGCTTTTTCACCGCCGGCCAGAGGGTGGCTGCCGACATAATGTGCTTCGTGCGGCAGCTCGCGGTCGAGCTCGCCGACGATTACTCCCTTAGTGCTGCCGACATCCGTAATCAACGCGCCGATCTTGGCAAAGCCGGCCGCCTCGCGCACGTCCTGGGCGATTCGTCCCACCGGCGTACAGACAATGATCAGGTGGGCGTCGGCCAGCCCACGCGGCAGATCGACCGTAGTCGACGTGCAGGCCCCCACCTCGCGAGCCGCCCGTAGGCTCTCTTCGCGGCGCCCGATGCCGACCACATGCTTGGCCAGTCCGCGCTGCAACAGATCGATGCCAATCGACCCGCCGATCAAGCCCACCCCGACGATCGCCACCGTATCCCAGGTAGGGTGCTTCGTGGCGGCGGGCTGAGACGATTGAGTCATGGCAGGTGTCCGGACGCTCTGACCCGGTTGGCAAACTGCTGGCGGCCGCTGGAAAAGTCGGCATTGTAACAAATCGTGCCGGTTTGTGACGGGGGGGATTGACCAGGTGCCTGCGGGCCAGAGGAAGGGCATTCAGCCATTCCTATAGTACTTATCAGCCAAGGGCGCGAGCCGATTAGCGCAAAAGAACCGTCTCCGCTCAAGTTCAAGCAAATTACATTCGGGAATTGTTTTGAGCTCGAGTCATCTCCTGCGGACGACCCGCCGCAATGCGACTACTCGGCGAGCAGCGTCTCGATAGCGCTGACAATCTCCTTGTTGTTGCTTTCGCTTGTGCCCACTCGCACGAGCCGAACAATGCCTTGCCTGTCGATGAGCACAACTTGTGGAATACCTTCCACGCCGAAGAGGTTGGTCAGGTGGCTGTTCTCGGCATCGAATGCCAATTCGTAGGACAGCCCGTGATGCTTGGCAAAATCTATCACCGCCGCTTGCTCATCAAGGTGCGAGATGCCGTCGGTTTTCACGGCGCTCGAGGATTCGGCGTCCCAGCCGAAACCATAGTATTTCGTGATTCCGATGAGCACTAATCCCTTGGCTGCATATTGACTGTGCCATTCGGTCAGCTTCGGGAACTCTTGAATGCAAGGTCCGCACCAGACCCCCCAGAAGTCGACGAGCACGACCTTGCCACGCAGATCGTCTGCCGATAGCGGTGATCCGTCTACCCAGGCGGCCACCTTCAGCGGTGGCGCGGGTTTACCGACTAATTCATTGCGACTCTGGCCGCGTAAGATCTCCTCGTCGGGCATGTAGGCCGTACGGTATGCGAACACGAGGGCAGGCGAGGTTTGCATTTGCAGAGGCAAATCGCGCAGTGTTTTCCGAAGCTCGCCCTTGGCAGCAATCGCGTCCTCGTATTGGCCGTCGCGCATGAGGTGGATAATGTCAACTCCCACGCCTTGGCCGAATTCGATGGCCATCGAATCGATAGGAAACTGGCGCATGGCGGCGTGGGCAGATTCGACCCAACGCCTGCGCGCCGTCGGCTTCTTCTCAGACGGAGCCAGATCGACCTCGGCCCGCTCCAAGGCCAACAGCCGCAAGTATGCATTTGCATCGTGGGGCGACTCTTGCCGCGACTGGCGAGCGGTGGCCAAGGTTTGCGCTAGCAAGGCGAGTGCTTCGTCCTTCTTGTTTAGCTTCGCCAACAGCAAAACTTTGTGGGCCACGATTCTGGCCGTAATCCAGGGAGCATAGGGATTGTCGAGCAGTTGCCAGGCACGCAGCTCGCGGTCGACGTCCTCCAGGGCCAGTTGTCCCCAACCATCCCGAGCGGCCGTCGCTGTCGGCAAGCTGACAGTCACGAAAGAACGATTGCATTCGAGCGCTGCTTCCAACTTACCTGCACGCTGTACGTCCAGCAGCCAACGCTCGCTGCGGCTCACGGACGCCCACCGTTTCTGCATTCGGAATTGATTGTGGGCCTGGCTTAAAAACGAATGAGTCCAATTCACATTGGGAAGCGGCGCAGCCTCGGCGACCTGCTCCAGGATTTTCTCGGCGGCATCCACGTCCTTGCTGCGCAGCAGCGCCACGATCAGGGCCAATTGCGCGCATGGATCGAGGGGCCTGCCGCGGTTCGCCGCCTCGGCGTGACGCAGGGCCTCGGAGTTTTGGTGCAACGTTGCCGCTATTACGGCCAGCGCAAGGTGATCGTCGCAGGACATATCGCCCTGACGTGCGGCGCCCTCGGCCAACAGGTCCTTGAACTTCGCCGACAATTGCCGCCGGTTCGTCTGCGCGACCGTCTCCGATTCCTTGATCCATTTGCGATAAGCCTCCTCGTCGTCGAACAGTTGGGGAGGGCGCGGCGGCCCGCCCCGCTCTTCCCAAGCCGCCGCTTCGAGGGGCTGCCAGCGATCGTATTGCGACGGAAGATCGTCGGCATACGTTCGAACGCTGCAGAAACAAATCGAAAAGCAAACCGGCAGAGCGGACAGCCAAGGTTTCATATTCGAGAGCCCCCAGGTCCGTGGATGAACCGATCGCGAAAACCGTTTGTGCCGACGTGATGCAAGGCGAATGCACCGTGGAAAACCGTGGAAGCTACCCTCAACACCGTGCTCTGCGGCAAACACGCGCCTACTCGATCGGCAACCCACGTCGCATAGCCTATTCCTGCCCATTCGCCGTCTCGACATTTTACCAGCAGCAATGATGACCTGCCGGTTCCCTGATTCGAGCCGATTTGGCCGCCGCGCTCAAACTTTTTTGTGCACCAAAACCGCATAATCGATCCATTGCCGGGCGACGGCGGGCGACGTTACCGAGGTACGGATGCCGGCGAGTTGCGTCGCCGCCGCGTGCAAGCCCCAGGAAATTCTCGACAACTCAGCGTCGCGGGGATAGCCTGAACCTCTGTGATGTCTCGCGCCGGCCCATTGCTGGCCGGACGGCGACAGGGACTAGAGGCTTCTCCATGGACACGCTGTTTTCACCGCGGATCGGGTTGCGGGATTTGGCCCAGCTTTGCCGCCGACTGGCCATTTCGCTGGCCAGCGGAATCGAAGTCCGCCGCGTCTTCGAGCGCCAGACCAGCAACACACGATCACCAATGTTGCGCGCGCGGATGCGGCAGATCAACGATGCCGTGGCTCGCGGCGACTCCGTGGCCGAAGGGGTCGACCTGACCGGCGAATATTTTCCCGGGCTGCTGCGCGAGATGGTCGTCGTCGGCGAGCACACCGGGCACCTGGCCGAAATCTTCAAGCATCTGGCCGAGCATTACGAGGAACAACTCCGCCTGCGGCGCACTTTTGTTTCGAGCATCGCCGGGCCATGCATTCAATTCTCGCTGGCCCTGGTCGTGGTCGGGATCATGATCCTGGTCTCCGGTGCGATCGGCGCCATGGGGGGCCGGGGGCCGACAGACATTTTGGGACTGGGCCTCGTCGGTCCCTCGGGATTTGTGATTTACTGCTTAATCCTCGGCACTGTTGCGGCGGGAGGGCTATTTCTCTTTCATGCGGCGCGACGCGGACTGGCGTGGACAGAGCCTATGCAAAAACTGGTACTAGCATTACCAGGCGTGGGACAGCCGCTACGGATCATTGCGCTCGCCCAAATGGCATGGACTATGGAGCTGACATTGGAAGCCGGCATGGACCTGCTCAAAGCCATTCCACTTTCGCTCCGCAGCACGCACAACGCCTACTACACGCAGCACACCGAGCAAATGATGCGCACCATTCGCGGCGGGCACGAGATCCACGAAGCGCTGGCAGAAAGCGGTGCCTTCCCCTTCGAGTTTCTCACCGCCGTCGAAGTGGGCGAACGCAGCGGCCGGCTGCCCGAGGCGATGAAAAGCCTCGCCCGCGAGTATCACGATCGGGCCCGCCACGCCGTGCAGACGCTTACCGTGGTCGCCGGCTGGGGCGTATGGCTGCTGATGGCCATCGCGATGGTTGGCTTCATCTTCAAAATGGTGATGCAGACGTTGGTGCCGTACGTGCAGACGATCAACGAACTAGCCAAGTAGCGCCGCACCAGTTCGATGGTCACGCATCGCAGCTTTCTGCCAGTTCGCGCACGTAAGTTAGCGCGTCTTCGACGTCCGATGTGGGAACGCCAACCTGGCGCCCTTCGCGATCGCACTGCGAGAGCAGCACGAGTTCGTCGAAACTCTCGGATTCTTCCAATCGCCGTCGTGAACGGACACCCAGTGTCCCGTCGCGCAGTGCGCCGGCTTCGGAGTGGTGTTCGATTAGCCAGGCCGTGCGCGGCGTGATGTGATCGCCGAGTGCTTCAAGACCGGCGCCGATATGATCCTGCGGGTCGATGCCTTTGCCGACGTCGTGCAATAGCGCCGCCAGCAGGAACTCTTCGTCGTAAGGGAGTTGATCACGCGCCAGGTCAAATACCTGCAGGCTGTGATACAGCGCGTCCCCTTCGGGATGATAAAGTGGCTTCTGCATCACTTTCTCAAGCGGCAGGAGCAAGCTGCGGTATACATCGAAGCGGTCCGCCACGAGCAGCGGCTCGTCCGGCGGGCTAGGCAGTGTGTATTCCA contains these protein-coding regions:
- a CDS encoding redoxin domain-containing protein; its protein translation is MKPWLSALPVCFSICFCSVRTYADDLPSQYDRWQPLEAAAWEERGGPPRPPQLFDDEEAYRKWIKESETVAQTNRRQLSAKFKDLLAEGAARQGDMSCDDHLALAVIAATLHQNSEALRHAEAANRGRPLDPCAQLALIVALLRSKDVDAAEKILEQVAEAAPLPNVNWTHSFLSQAHNQFRMQKRWASVSRSERWLLDVQRAGKLEAALECNRSFVTVSLPTATAARDGWGQLALEDVDRELRAWQLLDNPYAPWITARIVAHKVLLLAKLNKKDEALALLAQTLATARQSRQESPHDANAYLRLLALERAEVDLAPSEKKPTARRRWVESAHAAMRQFPIDSMAIEFGQGVGVDIIHLMRDGQYEDAIAAKGELRKTLRDLPLQMQTSPALVFAYRTAYMPDEEILRGQSRNELVGKPAPPLKVAAWVDGSPLSADDLRGKVVLVDFWGVWCGPCIQEFPKLTEWHSQYAAKGLVLIGITKYYGFGWDAESSSAVKTDGISHLDEQAAVIDFAKHHGLSYELAFDAENSHLTNLFGVEGIPQVVLIDRQGIVRLVRVGTSESNNKEIVSAIETLLAE
- a CDS encoding type II secretion system F family protein, producing MDTLFSPRIGLRDLAQLCRRLAISLASGIEVRRVFERQTSNTRSPMLRARMRQINDAVARGDSVAEGVDLTGEYFPGLLREMVVVGEHTGHLAEIFKHLAEHYEEQLRLRRTFVSSIAGPCIQFSLALVVVGIMILVSGAIGAMGGRGPTDILGLGLVGPSGFVIYCLILGTVAAGGLFLFHAARRGLAWTEPMQKLVLALPGVGQPLRIIALAQMAWTMELTLEAGMDLLKAIPLSLRSTHNAYYTQHTEQMMRTIRGGHEIHEALAESGAFPFEFLTAVEVGERSGRLPEAMKSLAREYHDRARHAVQTLTVVAGWGVWLLMAIAMVGFIFKMVMQTLVPYVQTINELAK
- a CDS encoding HD domain-containing protein, whose translation is MANDRLRQRIAWEAARLLFRRQESEFFRARLKAARLLSSEPVRAHEMPSRREIRDQIEVFARLNHIETGRSSPDVEYTLPSPPDEPLLVADRFDVYRSLLLPLEKVMQKPLYHPEGDALYHSLQVFDLARDQLPYDEEFLLAALLHDVGKGIDPQDHIGAGLEALGDHITPRTAWLIEHHSEAGALRDGTLGVRSRRRLEESESFDELVLLSQCDREGRQVGVPTSDVEDALTYVRELAESCDA